Proteins from a genomic interval of Niabella soli DSM 19437:
- a CDS encoding site-specific integrase — MAVSIGILINYRNRKNKKGLYPIHIRVTIDNNPQYYLVDLPVKVSMEDWTGHDLFWVAETNPYNLEINEAINQMRTKIIDLHRSLYSQKRKLSFYHIDKVLGFKGNREVFNDYFKNYMRKPPPTVVLTDVTWEKYDAFIKHLDKFNPALRFDEIDWEMVARIRNYLAQQRGRKGDLLAPATIKSYFDKFKVVLEYAAKRDGMLDIKQVESFFEDVKISVPDKEEGLHLEITEIKSFKKVVTDKQYPAQKRDQRLFLFQIYTGYYYNDLKVLKRKHVRKDFEHGYYIIGERDKNGNATIIPLWKFPDGVATLEEFMDPNTESEYWFRRNIFVDPQVYNRNVKVIAKAAGINREISNKIARHTQKTFSFSGIFRMPLRMISLIQSNSSSIPASTFCVRAFCLFSCAASSTGVPLLSAFCSSRSARLLIHSCTQAGIGLRVKIPGWPA; from the coding sequence ATGGCAGTATCTATCGGCATCTTAATAAACTATCGGAACCGGAAAAATAAGAAAGGGCTTTACCCTATTCATATCCGTGTTACAATTGATAATAATCCCCAGTATTACCTGGTGGATCTTCCCGTAAAGGTCAGCATGGAAGACTGGACGGGCCATGATCTTTTCTGGGTGGCCGAAACCAACCCCTATAACCTTGAAATTAATGAAGCCATTAATCAAATGCGTACCAAGATCATTGATTTACACCGGAGTTTGTATTCCCAGAAAAGAAAGCTCTCTTTTTACCATATTGACAAAGTCCTCGGGTTTAAAGGAAACCGGGAAGTTTTCAACGATTACTTCAAAAACTATATGAGAAAACCGCCTCCAACAGTAGTTCTTACCGATGTTACCTGGGAGAAATACGATGCTTTTATTAAGCACCTGGATAAATTCAACCCTGCCCTGCGCTTTGATGAGATCGATTGGGAAATGGTCGCCCGCATCCGTAATTACCTTGCCCAACAGCGCGGAAGAAAAGGCGACTTACTCGCTCCTGCTACCATCAAATCTTATTTTGACAAGTTTAAAGTGGTGCTGGAATATGCGGCAAAACGGGACGGAATGCTGGATATTAAACAGGTAGAATCTTTCTTTGAAGATGTAAAAATATCGGTACCCGATAAAGAAGAAGGGCTGCACCTGGAGATCACCGAGATCAAGTCCTTCAAAAAAGTGGTAACGGATAAACAATATCCGGCGCAAAAGCGAGATCAGCGGTTATTCCTTTTTCAAATCTACACCGGCTATTATTATAACGACCTGAAGGTATTGAAGCGGAAGCACGTACGGAAAGATTTTGAGCATGGTTATTATATTATTGGGGAACGAGATAAAAACGGCAACGCCACTATTATCCCATTATGGAAATTTCCGGATGGTGTTGCTACATTGGAAGAATTTATGGATCCCAATACGGAAAGTGAGTACTGGTTCCGCCGGAATATTTTTGTAGACCCGCAGGTGTATAACCGGAATGTAAAGGTGATCGCCAAGGCGGCGGGAATTAACAGAGAGATCTCCAATAAAATTGCGCGCCATACCCAGAAGACATTTTCTTTTTCCGGCATATTCAGAATGCCGTTGCGTATGATATCTTTAATCCAAAGTAATAGTTCCTCTATACCGGCTTCAACTTTTTGCGTACGGGCCTTTTGCCTTTTTTCCTGCGCAGCTTCATCTACTGGCGTACCTTTACTTTCCGCTTTCTGTTCTTCACGGTCCGCCCGTTTGCTGATCCATTCCTGCACCCAGGCAGGCATTGGGCTCCGGGTAAAAATTCCGGGCTGGCCCGCATAA